One Streptomyces sp. ML-6 genomic region harbors:
- a CDS encoding helix-turn-helix transcriptional regulator, producing the protein MHPPLPFNARAARILREKLGMAPGHVAYGMRASYGMTHITPDHITAWERGTALPADGEVAALAAALWCTPGELMGTPHTLREHRMARGLAAEDVARATGLPLDAYRHMEETGVWTGDKRHSAELGALFNLPPRDFIAITGREEELAQLLTEAVSTRWQAHIRSIARLVSADRRSLQDPLRTMHQEYQGLMAATLSRAGGASASGEDGRRYIEDIVDRFWSLVPEP; encoded by the coding sequence GTGCATCCACCACTCCCCTTCAACGCGCGCGCCGCCCGCATCCTGCGCGAGAAACTCGGGATGGCACCCGGTCACGTCGCTTACGGCATGCGCGCCTCATACGGAATGACCCACATAACCCCCGACCACATCACCGCATGGGAACGCGGCACCGCTCTGCCGGCCGACGGTGAAGTCGCCGCCCTGGCCGCCGCCTTGTGGTGCACCCCCGGCGAACTCATGGGCACCCCCCACACCTTGCGCGAGCACCGGATGGCCCGCGGGCTCGCCGCCGAGGACGTCGCCCGCGCCACCGGTCTCCCCCTGGACGCCTACCGCCACATGGAGGAGACCGGCGTCTGGACCGGCGACAAGCGGCACTCCGCCGAACTGGGCGCCCTCTTCAACCTCCCGCCGCGGGACTTCATCGCCATCACCGGCCGCGAGGAGGAGCTCGCCCAGCTCCTCACCGAGGCCGTCTCCACCCGCTGGCAGGCCCACATCCGCTCCATCGCCCGTCTCGTCTCCGCGGACCGCCGCAGCCTCCAGGACCCCCTGCGCACCATGCACCAGGAGTACCAGGGCCTCATGGCGGCCACGCTCAGCCGGGCCGGCGGCGCCAGCGCCTCCGGCGAGGACGG
- a CDS encoding NCS2 family permease has protein sequence MKTSATDPVREPAAAPGGPLDRFFRISERGSTYGREIRGGLATFFTMAYILVLNPIILGSTEDKFGEQLDAAQLATATTLVAAVMTVIMGVAGNLPLALAAGLGLNAVVAFQIAPLMSWDDAMGLIVLEGLLICVLVMTGLREAVMHAIPQPLKQAISVGIGLFIAFIGFVDSGFVTRVPDAANSTVPVQLGTGTLTGWPMLVFCLGVLVTIVLLARKVKGAILISIVLMTVLSVIIDAVADVKTWGLTEPALPDKPIAAPDFGLLGDFDLFGSFAHVSVLTVILLIFTLILSDFFDTMGTIVGVTAEAGLLDERGQVPGLGRVLLIDGAAAVAGGAASASSATTYIESAAGVGEGARTGFANLVTGGLFALALFFTPVLTIVPLQAASPALVAVGFLMMTQVKHIDWDRYELAVPAFLTIAVMPLTYSITNGIGAGFVSYVVIKACLGKAREVHWLLWGTAALFLVYFGIDPLEQLLGIK, from the coding sequence ATGAAGACCAGCGCGACAGACCCGGTGCGCGAGCCGGCAGCCGCACCGGGCGGCCCGCTCGACCGGTTCTTCCGAATAAGTGAACGTGGTTCGACGTACGGGCGTGAAATACGTGGCGGGCTCGCCACATTCTTCACCATGGCGTACATTCTCGTGCTCAACCCGATCATTCTCGGCAGTACCGAGGACAAGTTCGGCGAACAACTGGATGCCGCCCAACTGGCCACTGCGACAACACTAGTTGCTGCGGTGATGACCGTGATCATGGGTGTGGCCGGTAACCTGCCGCTCGCCCTGGCCGCGGGTCTGGGCCTGAATGCCGTCGTCGCGTTCCAGATCGCTCCTCTGATGAGCTGGGACGACGCGATGGGCCTCATCGTGCTCGAAGGTCTGCTGATCTGCGTCCTGGTGATGACCGGTCTGCGCGAGGCCGTCATGCACGCCATCCCGCAGCCGCTCAAGCAGGCCATCAGCGTCGGCATCGGTCTGTTCATCGCCTTCATCGGCTTCGTGGACTCCGGGTTCGTCACCCGCGTCCCGGACGCCGCGAACTCCACCGTGCCCGTCCAGCTCGGCACGGGCACCCTGACCGGCTGGCCCATGCTGGTCTTCTGCCTCGGCGTGCTGGTGACGATCGTCCTCCTGGCCCGCAAGGTGAAGGGCGCCATCCTCATCAGCATCGTCCTGATGACCGTCCTCTCCGTCATCATCGACGCGGTCGCCGACGTCAAGACCTGGGGGCTGACCGAGCCCGCGCTGCCCGACAAGCCCATCGCCGCCCCCGACTTCGGGCTCCTGGGCGACTTCGACCTGTTCGGCTCGTTCGCCCACGTCAGCGTGCTGACCGTCATCCTGCTGATCTTCACCCTCATCCTGTCGGACTTCTTCGACACGATGGGCACCATCGTCGGCGTCACCGCCGAGGCGGGCCTCCTCGACGAGCGCGGCCAGGTCCCCGGCCTGGGCCGGGTCCTGCTCATCGACGGCGCGGCCGCCGTCGCGGGCGGTGCCGCCTCCGCCTCGTCCGCCACCACCTACATCGAGTCCGCGGCGGGCGTCGGCGAGGGTGCGCGCACCGGTTTCGCCAACCTCGTCACCGGCGGTCTGTTCGCCCTCGCCCTCTTCTTCACCCCGGTCCTGACGATCGTGCCCCTCCAGGCCGCGTCCCCCGCCCTCGTCGCGGTCGGGTTCCTGATGATGACCCAGGTCAAGCACATCGACTGGGACCGGTACGAGCTCGCCGTCCCCGCCTTCCTGACCATCGCCGTCATGCCGCTCACGTACTCCATCACCAACGGCATCGGCGCGGGCTTCGTCTCGTACGTGGTCATCAAGGCGTGCCTGGGCAAGGCCCGCGAGGTGCACTGGCTGCTCTGGGGCACCGCGGCGCTCTTCCTGGTCTACTTCGGCATCGACCCGCTGGAGCAGCTGCTCGGCATCAAGTAA